The Acidimicrobiales bacterium genomic sequence GTGCTCCCCTCCTCCTACCAGCGGGTCACCGCCGAGCGGACGGTGGGACGGGTGCCGCGGGTGGTGACGTTCGCCGTGGTGGCGGCCACGGCGCTGTGGTCGGCCACCCATTCCGTCTACGACGAGGCCTTCACGCTGCTGGTCCCCAACCCGGTCGTCTACGCCTCGGCGCACTTCGGCAGCGGCCTGTTCGCGTCGGCGAGCGCACCGGGCGTGCTGCGCTTCGGCACCCTGGCCCTGCTCCTCGGTGTCCTCGCCTCGGCGTGCGTGGCCTGGCTCCGGGGTGAGCGACGGCTCGAGTCAGGGCCTGGCCTCGTGGTCGCCGGCCTCGCCCTGCTCGCCACGGGCGCCTGGATCGCCGTCGTCCTGCCCATCGGCTCGCACGGCGTGGTCGACCGGCTCTACGCAGTGTCCACGATCGGGTCGGCCGTCGCCCTCGTCGGCGCCTACCGCTACGTCCGGAGCCTGCGTCCCGGCGTGGCCACCACGGGCGCGGTCGCGCTCGTGACCGTGTGCCTCGTCGGCCAGTTCGTGGCCCTGCGCTCGTGGAGCGACGCCGGCGCCGACGCCGTCGCTCTGATGCACCACCTCGAGCGCAACTACCCCGACGCCGCCCAGCAGCGCTTCGTGGTCGGCCCCACCCCGCCCTACCGCAACGGCATCCTGGGTGTGTCCGGGGGCCACGGCAAGTGGACCCAGTGGACGTGGTTCGGGGTCAAGGGCGGGAACATCCGCACCGCGGAGGCGCCCGAGCAGTTCGTCGCCGAGGACGGCGAGATCCTGGTGGCGTGGCCCGACGTTCTCGCGGAGGCGAACCGGTGAGCACCCCCACGTCCGTCGCTCCCGCCGAGCTCGCCCGCACGATCCGGCGGGTGGTGCTCGAGCAGTCGAAGCGCGCCGGCGTGGGACACATCGGCTCGGCGCTGTGCGTGGCCGACATCGTCGCCGCGCTCTACGGGGACGTGCTGGCCGGCCTCGATCCCGACGATCCCGACCGTGACCGCGTCGTGATCTCGAAGGGCCACGCCGTGCTCGCGGTCTACGCGGCCGTGCAGGCCCGAGGCTGGCTCAGCCAAGACGAGCTCGACACCTTCTGCGGCGACGACACCCTGCTCGGCGTGCATCCCGACGTCGGCCTGCGCGGCATCGACTTCTCCACCGGCTCGCTGGGCCAGGGCCTGTCGTACGCCGCCGGCGCCGCCCTCGCCGCCCGGCTCCAAGGGTCGGCACGCAGCGCTTACGCCCTCGTCAGCGACGCCGAGTGCAACGAGGGCGCACTGTGGGAGGCGGTGATGTTCGCGGCCCACCACCGCCTCGCCAACCTGGTGGCCGTGGTCGATCTCAACGGGCAGCAGGCCCTCGGCGCCACCGAGGCGGTGCTGTCGCTCGGCCACCTCGCCGACCGCTGGCGGGCCTTCGGCTGGGACGTGCACGAGGTCGACGGGCACGACGTCGACGCGCTCGCCGCCACGCTGTCGGGCCTCGACCGCACGGAGGGCCCGCCCCACGTCGTGGTCGCCCGCACGACCTTCGGCAAGGGGGTCGCGTTCATGGAAGGCCAGTTGGGCTGGCACTACTGGCCCATGGACGACGAGCAGTACGCCACGGCCCTCGCGGAGGTGACCGCCGGCTGAGCCGGCGGTCAGAGCCCGTGCGACGCGCCCTCATCGAGACCCTCGTCGGCCTGGCCGAGCGCGATCGACGCGTGGCCCTGCTCACCGGCGACCTCGGCTTCACCGTGGTCGAGCCGTTCGCCGAGCGCTTCCCCGACCGCTTCGTCAACGTGGGCGTCGCCGAGCAGAACCTCGTCGGGCTGGCCACCGGGATGGCCGACGCCGGCCTCGTCCCCTACACGTACTCACTCGCCAGCTTCACCGCCCTGCGCCCCTACGAGTTCATCCGCAACGGCCCGGTGCTGCACCAGCTGCCGGTCCGCCTCATCGGTGTGGGCGGCGGCTTCGACTACGGCGTCCAGGGCCCCACCCACCACGGCCTCGAGGACCTCGGCGTCCTGCGCCTGCTCCCCGGCCTCACCGTGGTGGCCCCCGCGGACACCGCCCAGCTCGTGACCGCGGTCGAGGCCACCGCCGGCTTGCCCGGCCCGGTGTACCTCCGGGTGGCCAAGGCCGACCCGCCGCCGGTCCCCGGCCTCGACGGGCGGTTCCGGGTCGGCCGTGCCGAGGTGCTGCCCGCACCGGGGGGCCCGCCCGACGTGGTGCTGATCGCCACCGGCACCGCGGCCGGCGCCGCGGTGGCCGCCGCCGACCTCCTACGAGCGGACGGCGTCAGCGTCTCGGTCGTGGTCGCGGCCTCGATCGCACCAGCGCCCGTGGACGACCTGATCGAAGCGCTCGCGGACGCGCCCCTCGCCGTGACCGTCGAGGCCCACCACGCGACCGGCGGGCTCGGCTCCCTGGTGGCGGAGGTCATCGCCGACCACGGCCTCGGGTGTCGCCTGGTCCGCCAAGGGGTGCGCCTGGATCCCGGGGGCCGGGTGGGCAGCCAGGCCTGGTTCGAGACCGAGGCCGGGCTCACCGCCGAGGCCGTTGCCGCCGCCGCCCGCGCCCACCTGGGGGCGGGCCGTGGCTGAGCTCTCCGTCGTCCTCCCGGTGCACGACCAGGCCGACCACATCGCCGCGGTGGTGCACGAGCACGTGGCCGCGTTGGCGACCCTCCCCCACCCGTTCGAGCTGCTGCTCGTCCCCAACGGCTGCCACGACGACTCGCCGTCCATCTGCGCCGACCTCGCCGAGCGCCACCCCGAGGTCCGCACGCTCGTGCTCGACCGCGGCGGCTGGGGGCGGGCGGTGCGGCACGGCCTCGCCGAAGCCGAGGGAGCCACCCTCTGCTACACCAACTCGGCCCGCACCGACCCCGATGATCTGCGCCGCGCCCTGGCCTACGCCGCCGCCCTCCCCGAGGACGTCGTGGTCAAGGCCAACCGCAAGATCCGGGAAGGGGTGGTCCGCCGTGCGGGCTCACTCCTCTACAACCTCGAGTGCCGCGCCCTGTTCGATCTCTCCGCCTGGGACATCAACGGCACCCCCAAGGTGTTCCCCCGCGCCTTCGACCGCCTCCTGTCGCTGACCCGAGACGACGACCTCATCGACACCGAGTTCGCGCTCGTGTGCCGGGCCGAGGGCTACCCGATGATCGAGCTACCCCTCTTCTCCACCAGCCGCGCCGGCGGTCGCTCCACCACGGGCTTCAAGACGGCTTGGCGCCTCTACCGCGGCGCCTTCGAGCTCAAACGGGCCCAGCCGTGACCCATGCGCCCGGCCGCACAACTCTGGAGGAAATGGCAGTCACAGGTGACTGCTATTTCCTCCAATGTTGCCGAGGGACCCGTTCGATGCGGGAGGGCAGCACGTGAGCGACGCCGACGCCGCCTGGCGCGATCCGCTGCAAGTGGTCACCGGTGCTACCCAACCGGTCGACCCGCGCCTGCTCCTCCACAGGACCCACGGCCCGTTCTGGGAGCTCCTCGACGAGGCCGGGATCCTTTTGCTCGTCTCACGAGAGTACGAGCACCTTCTGATGGCGCTGTCCGGACGCGGTGGGCGGCGTGAGATCACCTACCTGCCCGTCCCCCATCCATCGGGCGTCGCGTTCGACGCATCGCGAGGGATCGTCCACGTGGCCAGCACGCGGAATCCGAACCAGGTGCTGGAGCTCGAACCAGTGGCGTCGCCCGATTGGAGGCACACAGACGGTCAGCTCGGCGGCGGTCCACTGATCCCGCTACGCACCGCTGTCCTTCCCGGACGTCTGTACCTCCACGATCTGGCGCTCATCGGCGGACGCCTGCACGGCAACGCCGTTGGCCACGACGCCGTGATCCGCATCTCTCACGGCTCCTACGCGGACGTGTGGGCGCCCAAGGTGATCGAGGAGGAGACGCCCGACCGACGCGTGAACTTCCTCCAACTCAACTCCATCGCGGCCGGCCGCACCCTGGCGGCGTCGTTCTTCACCGCATCCACGGATCGCCCGGGCGACAAGACACCCGGGCATCCGGCCTTTCCCGTCGACGGACGGGGTGTGGTGTTCTCAGGACGCACCCGAGAACCGGTGGTGCGCGGACTGACCCGGCCCCACTCAGCGCGACTCTCCGCCACCGACGACAGCCTCTGGGTCCTCAACAGCGGGTACGGCGAACTCGGGACCGTCGACATCCGTGCGGGGCTGTTCGAGCCCGTCATCAGTCTCCCCGGTTGGACCCGTGGCCTCGCCCTCCACGGCCACCTCGCCATCGTGGCGACCTCCAGGGTGCTCCCCCGGTTCCACCAGTACGCACCCGGGCTGGATCCGGACGCCTGCGTGTGCGGTGTTCACATCATCGATCTCAGGTCGGGAACGGCTCTGGCCTCGCTCCGCTGGAAGAACGGCGACCAGGTCTTCGCCGTCGAGGCCGTGCCGGCGCAGTTCACCAGCGGGCTACCGGCTGGACCGAACAGAGGTGCAGGCATGCGCGACTCCCTGTTCTACGATTTCGAGCCGACGAGGGGGAAGGGACCGCAGTGACCGCCGACGCGACCGAGTTCCGCCTGCTCATGCTGGGCGCCATGTACGAGAACGGGGGGAACGTCACCCACCGCAGCCTCGACGGGCACCCGCAGCTGGCGGTGTACCCCTTCGAGTCGCAGTTGGGCACCCGCCACGTCCAGGACGGCCTCAGCTCGATGTTCCCCCTCAAGTACCGCTGGCCCGAATTCCTGCTGGACGCCACGCCGGCGCAGGACTTCCACGCCATCATCGACGAGGAGGCCAAGGTCCGGGCCCGCACCCCCCACGTCAGCAAGTTCCGCCACGTCCGCTTCGACCTCGACGACGAGGAGCGCAAGGCCGTGTACGCCGAGCTCGTCGCCGCCTCGGGCCGCTCCCGGGGCGACAACGTGGCGGCGTTCTTCCGGGCCACGTTCGCCACGTGGAAGAACTGGAACGCCTCGGGCGCCGAGGAGGTCTACGTCGGCTACAGCCCGATCGTCACCGTCGACACCGTCCGCATCCTCGACGACCTGCCCGGCGCCCACGTCCTGCACGTCGTGCGCAACCCCTGGTCGGCGTACGCCGACACCAAGAAGCGACCCGTCCCCATGGGCATCGACGCCTACCTCCAGGCGTGGACGACCTGCCAGCAGCACGCCCTCCTCGCCCAGCGCCGGGACCCCGAGCGGGTCCACATCGTGAAGGCGGAGGACGTCATGGCCGACGCGGTCGCCGCCCTCGGCCCGGTGTGCCGGGCCCTCGGCCTCGAGGTGCGGGACTCGCTGGCCACCCCGAGCTGGAACGGCGAGGCCCTCGACGAGGTCTACCCGTGGGGCACCATCCGGTCTGCCACGCCCGAGGCCAACCTCGCCACCGCCCACGAGCTCAGCCCCGCAGAGGTCGAGCACGTCCGCGCCGGCGCCTGGCCCTACCTCGACGAGCTGGGCTACTCGGACCTCCTCTGATGGCACGGCTCTGATGGCGCGGCTCTGATGGCTCGGGTGGCGGTCACCGGCGGGACCGGGTTCGTGGGGGCAAACCTCGTGCGCCGCCTGCGCCACGACGGCCACGAGGTGCACCTCCTCGTGCGCCCCGGCCACCACCGGTGGCGCCTGGAGGACGTGGCCGACGACCTGCACTGGCGCGAGGTCGACCTCGGCGCCCGTGATGAGCTGGCCGACCTCGTCCACGTCATGGCGCCCGACCAGGTCTTCCACCTGGCCGCCCACGGCGCCTACTCCTGGCAGACCGACGAGCGGGCCATCTTCGCGACCAATGTCGTCGCCACCGACCACCTGGTGGCCGCCTGCCGGCGCGCCGAGGTGCCGGTCCTGGTGCACACGGGCTCTTCGTCCGAGTACGGCGCCGTCGACCACGCCCCGGGCGAGGACGAGGCCCCGCACCCGAACAGCTACTACGCCCTGACCAAGAGCTGGGCCAGCCTCGCCGTCCAGCACGCCGGCTACACGTCGCTGCGCCTCTACTCGGTGTACGGACCGTGGGAGGACCCGCGGCGCCTGGTGGCCACCCTCGTCGAGCACGGCCTCGAGGGCCGCCTGCCGCCACTGGCCGACCCGGCCACGGCGCGGGACTTCGTGCACGTGGACGATGTGGTCGACGCCCTCGTCTCCGCTGCGGCCCGACCGGCGGTCGCAGGCGGCCGCATCTACAACGTCGGCACGGGCGTGCAGACGTTGTTGCGCGATGCCGTCGCCGTCGCCCGGGCCACCTTCGCCATCGAGGCCGAGCCGGCGTGGTCGACGCTGACCCCTCGTTCGTGGGACACCGACGTCTGGGTCGCCGACCCCCGCCGCATCGCCGCCGAGCTGGGCTGGCGCCCCACCACGACCTTCGCCGACGGCTTCGCCCGCACCGTCGCGTGGCAGCGCGA encodes the following:
- a CDS encoding transketolase, coding for MSTPTSVAPAELARTIRRVVLEQSKRAGVGHIGSALCVADIVAALYGDVLAGLDPDDPDRDRVVISKGHAVLAVYAAVQARGWLSQDELDTFCGDDTLLGVHPDVGLRGIDFSTGSLGQGLSYAAGAALAARLQGSARSAYALVSDAECNEGALWEAVMFAAHHRLANLVAVVDLNGQQALGATEAVLSLGHLADRWRAFGWDVHEVDGHDVDALAATLSGLDRTEGPPHVVVARTTFGKGVAFMEGQLGWHYWPMDDEQYATALAEVTAG
- a CDS encoding DUF4915 domain-containing protein; protein product: MSDADAAWRDPLQVVTGATQPVDPRLLLHRTHGPFWELLDEAGILLLVSREYEHLLMALSGRGGRREITYLPVPHPSGVAFDASRGIVHVASTRNPNQVLELEPVASPDWRHTDGQLGGGPLIPLRTAVLPGRLYLHDLALIGGRLHGNAVGHDAVIRISHGSYADVWAPKVIEEETPDRRVNFLQLNSIAAGRTLAASFFTASTDRPGDKTPGHPAFPVDGRGVVFSGRTREPVVRGLTRPHSARLSATDDSLWVLNSGYGELGTVDIRAGLFEPVISLPGWTRGLALHGHLAIVATSRVLPRFHQYAPGLDPDACVCGVHIIDLRSGTALASLRWKNGDQVFAVEAVPAQFTSGLPAGPNRGAGMRDSLFYDFEPTRGKGPQ
- a CDS encoding sulfotransferase, with protein sequence MTADATEFRLLMLGAMYENGGNVTHRSLDGHPQLAVYPFESQLGTRHVQDGLSSMFPLKYRWPEFLLDATPAQDFHAIIDEEAKVRARTPHVSKFRHVRFDLDDEERKAVYAELVAASGRSRGDNVAAFFRATFATWKNWNASGAEEVYVGYSPIVTVDTVRILDDLPGAHVLHVVRNPWSAYADTKKRPVPMGIDAYLQAWTTCQQHALLAQRRDPERVHIVKAEDVMADAVAALGPVCRALGLEVRDSLATPSWNGEALDEVYPWGTIRSATPEANLATAHELSPAEVEHVRAGAWPYLDELGYSDLL
- a CDS encoding glycosyltransferase, coding for MAELSVVLPVHDQADHIAAVVHEHVAALATLPHPFELLLVPNGCHDDSPSICADLAERHPEVRTLVLDRGGWGRAVRHGLAEAEGATLCYTNSARTDPDDLRRALAYAAALPEDVVVKANRKIREGVVRRAGSLLYNLECRALFDLSAWDINGTPKVFPRAFDRLLSLTRDDDLIDTEFALVCRAEGYPMIELPLFSTSRAGGRSTTGFKTAWRLYRGAFELKRAQP
- a CDS encoding NAD-dependent epimerase/dehydratase family protein, with protein sequence MARVAVTGGTGFVGANLVRRLRHDGHEVHLLVRPGHHRWRLEDVADDLHWREVDLGARDELADLVHVMAPDQVFHLAAHGAYSWQTDERAIFATNVVATDHLVAACRRAEVPVLVHTGSSSEYGAVDHAPGEDEAPHPNSYYALTKSWASLAVQHAGYTSLRLYSVYGPWEDPRRLVATLVEHGLEGRLPPLADPATARDFVHVDDVVDALVSAAARPAVAGGRIYNVGTGVQTLLRDAVAVARATFAIEAEPAWSTLTPRSWDTDVWVADPRRIAAELGWRPTTTFADGFARTVAWQRELAGRSEVVEP